Part of the Bacteroidota bacterium genome, TACAAAGGTAATGATCCTTCAGGATAGGAGGCGGTCATGACTCAAATAATCCCGGAAAGTGCCATGACACGCAAAAAACAATAATAAATGATTTTTTTAGTTAATGAATAAACCTTTTACAAGCTTGGAGGTTAATAAAATACCAGGAAAGGTTTTTTCGAGACCCATACATTCAACAATTTGGTAATTTTACGGTCCTTAGAACGATTTTTATGAAGAGATTTTTTATTCTTACCGCAGTAATAGCTTCTTTTCTTTTCCAGGATATTGCTTTTGCACAGCAAACACCAATCGGTGAATGGAGAGACCATCTTCCCTGGAGTTATACCATTGCCGTAGCTGAAGCCGGCGATATCATATACTGCGCCACCGCCAACGGGATCATCATATTCAGCAAATCGGAAAACAGCATCAGCCGGCTGACGAAGATCAACGGTTTATCGGATGTCGGGATCAGCGACATCAAATACAGCAAAGAATTACAGGCACTGGTGGTTGGTTATTCCAATACCAATATTGATATCATCAAGTCAGGGACAGTGATCAATATCCCTGATATCAAGCGCAAACAGATCCTTGGGAATAAAATTCTCAACAGCATCACGCTGAAAGATGATTATGCCTATTTATCCTGCGGATTCGGGATTGTTGTCCTTGATGTGGTAAAAGAGGAGATCCACGATACCTATTATATCGGTCCCGGAGGCACTCAACTTGATATCCTTGAATTGACTTACAACGATACGGCTTTTTTTGCCGCGACAGAAACGGGTATCTATCATGCCCCCGTTAACAGTCCTAACCTGGCAAATTTCGCCATATGGCACAGATTCATGGATTTTCTGCCATCTGCAGGATTTAACCTGATCACCGAATACAATGGTAATATCATAGCCAACCGCAACAACACTTCTTCCTCCAACAAGGATACTCTTTATTACTATAACGGTAGCTCATGGCAGCGTTTGAGCACCATTGATTACAGCGGGATCAACAGTCTTCGTGTTTGCTGCGGTGAGCTTGTGATTTCTTACGATTACTACGTTTCTATCCTTAATGCCCAATACTCTGAAACCCTGAAAATCTGGAACTTCTACGGTACGACGCCTCAACCCAACGATGCCATCGCAGATAATTCAGGAAATTACTGGATTGCCGACCGGGCCAACGGGCTTGTCAAATCATGGTCTCAGGGATTTAATTCATTCTTCATCAAGCCGGCCGGGCCTACAACCACCAGTATTTATGACATTTCTGCCTCTGGAAGCAGCCTTTGGATGGTCCCGGGAGGTATCAACGGATCCTGGGGAAATACTTACCAGACTGCTAAAGTATATTCCTTTATTGAAGAAAACTGGAATGTATTCGATCCCTGGAATACACCGGCCCTGGACAGTCTCCGTGATATGGTCGTGGTAGCTGTCAACCCCGGAAACCCTTCACAGGTTTTTGCCGGTTCCTGGACAAGAGGCATCCTGGAATTCCTGAACGGGCAGTTTAAGGCCAATTATGGCAAAGATAACAGCTCCCTCGAAGCCAATGTGATCGAAGGCGGACAAAATGTGAAAGTGGGTGGCCTTGATTTCGACGACAACGGAAACCTCTGGGCCAGCAACTCGGGAGCCGAAAGAATAGTCTCAAAACGCAAACCCGACGGAACCTGGCAATCCTACGACCTCGGCTCCATCGCCAGCGGAAAGGATGTGGGTACCCTGATTGCCGACAGCTATAACCAAAAGTGGATACTTGCAAGGCATTATCAGAATAATGAAAATTATCTGTATGTTTTCAACGAACAAAACCAGCCAGGAAACCAGGTAAAAGGCATGAAAGCAGGAGAGGGGAACGGTAACATCCCTGGGAGCAATGTTTTTAGCATTGCTGAAGATAAGGATGGTGAAGTATGGATCGGTACCGATGAAGGCGTGGCCGTCTTCTATGATCCATCAAGGATTTTCTCCGGATCCAATTTCGACGCTGAACGCATCCTGGTAAACTTCGACGGCTATGTACAGTACCTGCTCGAATCTGAGGTGGTCACCGCTATCGAAGTCGATGGGGCCAACCGCAAATGGATCGGTACCGACCGCGCAGGTGTCTTCCTCCTGTCGGAAGATGGTACGGAGCAGATTTACCACTTTACCGAAGATAACAGTCCCCTGTTTTCCAACCAGATCACCGATATCTCCATTGATCCCAATACCGGGGAGGTCTTTATCGGAACTTCGCGCGGACTGATCGCTTTCAAAGGTACGGCAACCGAAGGGGTTGAAAGCTACGACGATATTTACGCCTACCCCAACCCGGTACCACCAGGCTATTCCGGAGCCATTGGTATTAAAGGACTTATTACCAATTCCATTGTAAAAATAACCGATATCTCCGGCAACCTGATCTACGAAACCCGCTCGGAAGGCGGACAAGCCGTTTGGTATGGAACCGATTTCAACGGGAGAAGAGCCGCATCCGGTGTTTACCTGATATTTGTCAGCGATGAAACCGGTGAAGAACGTATGGTCAGCAAAATCGTTTTCCTGAATTGATATCAACCTAAAGGATGCTTCTGAAAACCAGAGGAATAGTATTCCATCAATTTAAGTACGGCGAGAACGATAAAATAGTAAGGATATATACCGAAGAACGCGGATTACTCAGTTTCATACTGAGAGGTGCCCGCAGCAAAAAATCAGCCGTACCACTCAGTCTTTTTCAAAACCTCTCGCTGTTAGACCTGGTCATTACCGTGCGTGAAAAGACTGACCTGCACTATATCAAAGAAGCCACACAAGCCTTTCCTTATCAGAATATTCCAAGGGATATCAGAAAAAGCACCATCATCCTCTTTCTGAACGAGATCCTGTTCAAGACCATCCGTGAAGAGGAGACCAACAGGGAGCTTTTTCGCTACATCTTTGATTCCATGAGCTTTTTCGACCAACAGGATGAAGGATTCGTAAATTTTCATCTGTTCTTCCTGGTGCATCTGACAAAGTTTACCGGATTCTTCCCTAATACCGACATAGCAGTCCGGCCAGCCTATTTCGACCTGGAAGAAGGCCGCTTCACCCCTTTATTACCGCTTCATCCCTATTACCTTGAATTCCCGGAAAGCGATCACCTCTTCAAACTATTGCAATCGGATATTTCCACATATCACAAAACCGCCATCTCAAAGGCCATGCGATCCATTCTCCTGGAAAAACTGCTAATATATTACAAACTGCACCTGCCCTCCATGCAGGATGTCAAATCCCTGACGGTTTTACAGAGCGTGATGGAATGAAACGCAGAATTTAATGTTTGTAAGGGTTGGCCAAAGGTTGCAGGTTGCAAGCTGCAGGTTACAGGCTGCAGGCTGCAAACGTTCCACACTCTGTACCCCCTACTCTTTACTCTTGCTACCTGAAACTTTCAACCACTCCACACTCTTCACCCCCTCCTCTAACTCTTACTACCTGAAACATGCAACCTGCAGCCTGCAACCTTTAATTATTTCACCAAACTCAATCATATTTTAGTATTTTTGATTTTGTAAAGCGTATTTATGGCCCGGAACAATGTCTTTTCCAGTCCGCTTCTGACCCACTTACTGCTGCTTCTCACAGCAATCCTGGCTTTCATGTCGGTTGCCTTCCTGGAAAATCCGTTGAAATACGACCTGCTCGACCAGGCCTATCCATGGAAATATTTCATTGGGGAATGTCTGCACAATGGTCATTTGCCATTATGGAATCCTTACCAGTTGCTGGGTTCCCCCATACATGCCGACCCGCAAAGCTCGGCCTGGTACCCGGTAGTGTGGATCATCGGTTACATTTTTGGTTATGATATCTATAGTGTCTCCATCGATTTCATCCTGCATATTTTCCTTGCCGGTGCAGGAATGGCCTGGCTGATCCGGTCGCTGGGGATGCGAAGCGATGTAGCTTTTCTGGCCGGCGTATCCTACATGCTTGGGGGTTTCTTCGTAGGAAATGCCCAGCATTTCATGTGGATCATCAGCGCAGCCTGGATTCCCTTCCTTTTTGCAAGCTTCATCCGTCTTTCCGATACACTGGAATTCAGGTATGTCCTCATCCTGGTCCTTATCAGCCTGATGTTCATGACAGGGGGCTACCCCGCATTTATCGTTATCTCACTGTATTTCCTGCTGGTGCTTTTTACCTTTTATGTTGTCAGGTTGCTTATTGCTAAGGATTACAAAAAGCTGGCCCGGTATGTATTCCTGAATTTTGCAGGACTCATTCTGGTAATACTTATAAACTCCGTAGTAATTGTTTCCTGGTATATTCTTGGCGGGGAGATGACCCGGGGCGACGGCGTTTTGCTCATTCAGGCATTGTTTGGCCCTTTCTCACCGGGATGCTTTGTCTCTTTTCTCTTTCCCATGGGCACAGTCAGCAGCACCTGGATCTTCGGCACCGATATGTCGATGGCCAATGGTTATATGGGACTGTTGATGATCCTGGGTATTCTGGGAGCCCTTGTTTCCAGGAATTCGTTCCGCATCTGGCTGTTCATTTTGTGGGGATTTCTGATGCTGGGCATAGCTGTGGGAGACGCCCTTCCTCTGCGGGAGTTCGCATACAATCATATCCCTTTCATGGATTTCTTCCGCTTCCCCAGCCTTTTCAGGGTCTTCGCGATCACCGGCTTTATTGTTGGAGCCTCCTCCTTTTTTCATAAATGGCTGGAAACGGAAAACAACAGGATCATTACCCTGCGAATCATAACCGTTCTGGTTTTCACCGGTATCCTGCTTACCACGGTGATCCTGTATTTCAGACATGATCTGTACTGGACAGAATTCATCACAAGGGACCTTTTCACACGTGCCAAAGATTACACATCCGCCCAATATGTGCTTTTCCAGGGACTGGTTCAAAGCATTCTGATGTTGGCAGTTGTTGTACTGGTTTTCAGGATGCCATCAGCGCCACGCCTTTTCAGGATGCTCATCCTGATCGCCATGATCGATATGGTTTTAAGTGTCCGTTTCAATGGATCCTACACGGCCTATGCGCACAATGTCAGTTCGAGGGATATGAAAGAAGTCACCATGGGATTGCCCTCCGGATTCCCTGTTCCCGGGACTGAACCCGTAAAACTCAATACCGACCGCGGAAAAAGCATCACACCGCTTTGGCGCAACCTGCATATCTTTTACAAAAAGATAGCCTGGGACGGATACAATCCTTTGCATTTGAAAGGGTTCGAATACCTTGCCGATAGTATGCCCCTGTTGTTTGAACAGAGTATTTCCCATCCTCCGGTTTTCCTGGCTTATAAGACCCTGCCACAGGATTCAGCTATTATACTGGAGAAAAAAGGAAACATCCCGCAGGATGTACTT contains:
- the recO gene encoding DNA repair protein RecO — protein: MLLKTRGIVFHQFKYGENDKIVRIYTEERGLLSFILRGARSKKSAVPLSLFQNLSLLDLVITVREKTDLHYIKEATQAFPYQNIPRDIRKSTIILFLNEILFKTIREEETNRELFRYIFDSMSFFDQQDEGFVNFHLFFLVHLTKFTGFFPNTDIAVRPAYFDLEEGRFTPLLPLHPYYLEFPESDHLFKLLQSDISTYHKTAISKAMRSILLEKLLIYYKLHLPSMQDVKSLTVLQSVME
- a CDS encoding YfhO family protein; its protein translation is MARNNVFSSPLLTHLLLLLTAILAFMSVAFLENPLKYDLLDQAYPWKYFIGECLHNGHLPLWNPYQLLGSPIHADPQSSAWYPVVWIIGYIFGYDIYSVSIDFILHIFLAGAGMAWLIRSLGMRSDVAFLAGVSYMLGGFFVGNAQHFMWIISAAWIPFLFASFIRLSDTLEFRYVLILVLISLMFMTGGYPAFIVISLYFLLVLFTFYVVRLLIAKDYKKLARYVFLNFAGLILVILINSVVIVSWYILGGEMTRGDGVLLIQALFGPFSPGCFVSFLFPMGTVSSTWIFGTDMSMANGYMGLLMILGILGALVSRNSFRIWLFILWGFLMLGIAVGDALPLREFAYNHIPFMDFFRFPSLFRVFAITGFIVGASSFFHKWLETENNRIITLRIITVLVFTGILLTTVILYFRHDLYWTEFITRDLFTRAKDYTSAQYVLFQGLVQSILMLAVVVLVFRMPSAPRLFRMLILIAMIDMVLSVRFNGSYTAYAHNVSSRDMKEVTMGLPSGFPVPGTEPVKLNTDRGKSITPLWRNLHIFYKKIAWDGYNPLHLKGFEYLADSMPLLFEQSISHPPVFLAYKTLPQDSAIILEKKGNIPQDVLFLESDTQNQILTEYNPGDTVIYKSFGPNEFVVETRTGNPAYLTYLNNNYPGWQAEIDGKEASLMTSNFALMTVLVPGGTHEVTFRYHPGEVITALYVSLITLLLVLVGWIYFMVKGFRRNQR